One part of the Rhodococcus oxybenzonivorans genome encodes these proteins:
- a CDS encoding SDR family NAD(P)-dependent oxidoreductase codes for MIDTHQYGPWAVIAGGSEGVGAGFADELSRAGINLVLIARKPEPLEETAAQVRANGVEVRTLALDLLSADAFDRIRSDTDDVEVGLLIFNAGANSYGHEFVSGDLTGFQGVIDLNITSQLQLSHHFGARMKERGRGGIMLVGSLAGYMGSEHQSIYAASKAFGRIFAESLWLELAPFGIHALELVLGVTRTPAMVRAGLNFDLPGMNVAEPEDVAREGLAHLADGPVWVAGGNYEAAQKRSGFPRDTLVQGAAAGMRRLLGRG; via the coding sequence ATGATCGACACCCACCAGTACGGGCCATGGGCCGTGATCGCCGGCGGGTCGGAGGGCGTCGGCGCAGGTTTCGCCGACGAACTGAGCCGCGCCGGAATCAATCTCGTGCTCATCGCCCGCAAGCCGGAACCACTGGAGGAGACGGCCGCGCAGGTTCGCGCGAACGGTGTGGAGGTCCGCACGCTCGCGCTCGACCTCCTCTCGGCGGACGCCTTCGACCGCATCCGCAGCGACACCGACGACGTCGAGGTGGGCCTGCTGATCTTCAACGCCGGGGCCAACAGCTACGGGCACGAATTCGTCAGTGGCGACCTGACCGGATTTCAGGGTGTCATCGACCTGAATATCACGTCGCAACTGCAGCTTTCGCATCACTTCGGCGCGAGAATGAAGGAACGCGGGCGGGGCGGCATCATGTTGGTGGGGTCGCTGGCCGGATATATGGGTTCCGAACACCAGAGCATCTACGCGGCGTCGAAGGCCTTCGGGCGCATCTTCGCGGAAAGCCTGTGGCTCGAACTGGCACCGTTCGGCATCCACGCACTCGAACTGGTCCTGGGCGTCACCCGCACCCCCGCGATGGTGCGGGCCGGACTGAACTTCGACCTCCCCGGCATGAACGTCGCCGAACCCGAAGACGTCGCGCGTGAAGGACTCGCACACCTAGCCGACGGACCCGTCTGGGTGGCGGGCGGCAACTACGAAGCAGCCCAGAAGCGGAGCGGATTCCCCCGCGACACCCTCGTGCAGGGTGCCGCCGCGGGTATGCGGAGGCTGCTGGGTCGCGGGTGA
- a CDS encoding TetR family transcriptional regulator → MPRIAEVRDAAEPSSEEQRARHVRMLEAAAELASEKELARVQMHEVAKRAGVAIGTLYRYFPSKTHLFVAVMVDQIDQMGAGFSKGVASDTTPQDAVYNVLVRATRGLLRRPALSTAMIQSTSTANVATVPDAGKVDRAFRQIMLDAAGIEHPTEGDLTALRLVVQLWFGVVQSCLNGRISIPDAESDIRKGCDLLLVGLSRR, encoded by the coding sequence GTGCCGAGAATCGCGGAGGTCAGGGACGCTGCCGAACCCAGTTCGGAGGAACAGCGGGCGCGCCATGTGCGCATGCTGGAGGCGGCCGCCGAGCTGGCGTCCGAGAAGGAACTAGCCCGGGTCCAGATGCACGAGGTGGCGAAGCGGGCCGGGGTCGCCATCGGCACGCTGTACCGGTACTTCCCGTCGAAGACGCACCTGTTCGTCGCGGTGATGGTCGACCAGATCGATCAGATGGGCGCCGGATTCTCGAAGGGTGTCGCTTCGGACACCACTCCCCAGGACGCCGTCTACAACGTGCTGGTGCGGGCAACTCGTGGCCTCCTGCGCCGGCCTGCGCTGTCCACGGCAATGATTCAGTCCACCAGCACCGCGAATGTCGCCACCGTCCCGGATGCCGGGAAGGTCGACCGAGCCTTCCGCCAGATCATGCTCGATGCGGCGGGGATCGAACACCCGACCGAAGGTGATCTGACCGCGCTCCGCCTCGTGGTGCAGCTGTGGTTCGGGGTGGTCCAGTCGTGCCTCAACGGCCGGATCTCGATTCCCGACGCCGAATCGGATATTCGCAAGGGCTGCGACCTGTTGCTCGTCGGTCTCTCCCGACGCTGA
- a CDS encoding Rieske 2Fe-2S domain-containing protein encodes MSTQQSDRDEVREIVAGAAPTRFARGWHCLGLSQDFRDGKPHSLEAFGTKLVVFADSAGELAVLDGYCRHMGGDLSQGTVKGDEVACPFHDWRWGSNGRCKKIPYARRVPPLARTRSWHTLDQDGMLFVWNDPEGNPPPADVTIPRIEGALDDDWTDWVWYRTTVNTNCREVVDNIVDMAHFFYVHYSFPTYFKNVFEGHVASQFMRGQAREDMRPHASGQPKMVGSRSDATYFGPSFMVDDLTYQYETHYVDSVLINCHYPVSADEFVLQYGIIVKKSKELEGDAATEMAKNFGTFIAKGFEQDIEIWKNKTRIENPLLCEEDGPVYQLRRWYEQFYVDAANVTPQMTERFEFELDTTRPVESWKKEVEDNLARKALESDAAAAVR; translated from the coding sequence GTGAGCACCCAGCAGTCCGACAGAGACGAGGTCCGCGAGATCGTTGCGGGCGCTGCACCGACCCGATTCGCCCGCGGCTGGCATTGCCTCGGTTTGTCCCAGGATTTCCGGGACGGCAAGCCGCATTCCCTCGAGGCCTTCGGCACCAAACTGGTGGTCTTTGCCGACAGCGCTGGCGAACTCGCCGTACTCGACGGCTACTGCCGGCACATGGGCGGCGACCTCAGCCAGGGCACCGTGAAGGGTGACGAGGTCGCGTGTCCGTTCCACGACTGGCGCTGGGGCAGCAATGGGCGCTGCAAGAAGATCCCGTATGCCCGCCGCGTACCGCCGCTGGCTCGTACCCGCTCGTGGCACACCCTCGATCAGGACGGGATGCTGTTCGTCTGGAACGACCCGGAGGGTAACCCGCCGCCGGCCGACGTCACGATTCCCCGAATCGAGGGGGCGCTCGACGACGACTGGACGGACTGGGTCTGGTACCGCACCACGGTGAATACGAATTGTCGTGAAGTGGTGGACAACATCGTCGACATGGCGCACTTCTTCTACGTCCATTATTCGTTCCCCACCTATTTCAAGAACGTCTTCGAAGGCCACGTCGCCAGCCAGTTCATGCGCGGCCAGGCCCGCGAGGACATGCGCCCGCACGCCTCCGGACAACCCAAGATGGTGGGAAGTCGTTCGGATGCCACCTATTTCGGCCCGTCGTTCATGGTCGACGACCTCACCTACCAGTACGAGACCCACTACGTCGACTCCGTCCTGATCAACTGCCACTATCCGGTCAGCGCAGACGAGTTCGTGCTGCAGTACGGGATCATCGTCAAGAAGTCGAAAGAACTCGAGGGTGATGCCGCCACCGAGATGGCGAAGAACTTCGGCACCTTCATCGCCAAGGGATTCGAGCAGGACATCGAGATCTGGAAGAACAAGACCCGCATCGAGAACCCGTTGCTGTGCGAGGAAGACGGCCCCGTCTACCAATTGCGCCGGTGGTACGAACAGTTCTACGTCGACGCCGCCAACGTGACACCGCAGATGACCGAACGATTCGAGTTCGAGCTCGACACCACGCGCCCGGTGGAATCGTGGAAGAAGGAAGTGGAAGACAATCTCGCACGAAAGGCGCTGGAATCCGATGCAGCCGCTGCAGTGCGCTGA
- a CDS encoding FAD-dependent oxidoreductase encodes MQDWTTECDVLVVGSGGGALTGAYTAAAQGLRTLVLEKTPLFGGTSAYSGAAVWLPGTAVQERAGIGDSTELARTYLRAVVGDSEVERQEAYVATAPEVVDFLEQNPHLDFEWRPFPDYYKAPGRMDAGRAINPLDLPGDEIGDLREVIRPEADVDRAGQPHPEGTLIGGRALIGRLLMALYGTGHAELRTETAAHTLIVEDGRVVGAEATDAAGQPILIRARRGVLLAAGGIEGNAGLRTENGTPGRAEWSMGPRGANTGDLLTAAVEVGADTALLDEAWWCPGVELPDGSGAFMVGVRGGILVDDTGERYLNESLPYDQFGRAMIEHRSANSYLVFDSGEGGPVLPAISIPSIPAQQHLEAGTWVTADTIEELAEKIGVPSDTLRRSVEQFNDYAKHGVDEAFHRGEDPYDAFFCPPGTGADAPPNPALGPIAQGPFYAARIILSDLGTKGGVRTDADSRVLRADGSPIEGLYAAGNTSASLSGRFYPGPGVPLGTAMVFSYRAVQHMRN; translated from the coding sequence ATGCAGGACTGGACAACGGAGTGCGACGTTCTTGTAGTCGGCTCGGGCGGCGGCGCGCTGACCGGCGCATATACGGCCGCCGCGCAGGGATTGCGCACCCTCGTCCTCGAGAAGACTCCACTCTTCGGCGGCACCTCCGCCTACTCGGGCGCCGCCGTCTGGCTTCCGGGCACAGCTGTCCAGGAACGCGCCGGCATCGGCGACTCCACCGAGTTGGCTCGCACCTATCTGCGCGCCGTGGTCGGCGACTCCGAGGTCGAACGCCAGGAGGCGTACGTCGCCACCGCCCCTGAGGTCGTCGACTTCCTCGAGCAGAACCCGCACCTCGACTTCGAGTGGCGTCCCTTCCCCGACTACTACAAGGCGCCGGGCCGCATGGACGCCGGCCGCGCGATCAATCCTCTCGATCTGCCCGGCGACGAGATCGGTGACCTCCGTGAGGTCATCCGTCCGGAGGCCGACGTCGATCGCGCCGGGCAGCCGCACCCCGAGGGAACTCTGATCGGCGGCCGCGCGCTGATCGGGCGTCTCCTGATGGCGTTGTACGGAACCGGGCATGCGGAGCTCCGCACCGAGACCGCGGCCCACACACTGATCGTCGAGGACGGTCGTGTCGTGGGTGCCGAGGCCACCGACGCGGCCGGGCAGCCGATCCTCATACGTGCGCGGCGCGGCGTTCTCCTCGCTGCCGGAGGGATCGAGGGCAACGCCGGTCTGCGCACCGAGAACGGCACACCGGGCAGAGCCGAGTGGAGCATGGGACCGCGGGGGGCGAACACCGGCGACCTGCTGACGGCGGCCGTGGAGGTCGGCGCCGACACGGCACTCCTCGACGAGGCCTGGTGGTGCCCGGGTGTCGAACTTCCGGACGGCTCAGGCGCTTTCATGGTGGGTGTGCGAGGCGGAATCCTGGTGGACGACACCGGGGAGCGGTACCTCAACGAGTCGCTGCCGTACGACCAGTTCGGCCGCGCGATGATCGAACACCGGAGTGCGAACTCTTATCTGGTCTTCGATTCCGGGGAGGGCGGCCCCGTTCTGCCGGCCATCTCCATCCCGTCGATTCCGGCGCAGCAGCACCTCGAGGCGGGCACCTGGGTCACCGCCGACACCATCGAGGAACTCGCAGAGAAGATCGGCGTCCCGTCCGACACGCTTCGGCGCAGCGTCGAACAGTTCAACGACTACGCGAAGCACGGTGTCGACGAGGCGTTCCACCGCGGCGAGGATCCCTACGACGCCTTCTTCTGCCCGCCCGGAACGGGTGCCGATGCACCACCGAATCCGGCGCTCGGACCGATCGCGCAGGGGCCGTTCTACGCTGCCCGCATCATCCTCAGCGATCTCGGCACGAAGGGTGGCGTCCGCACCGACGCCGATTCCCGCGTGCTTCGCGCGGACGGCAGCCCGATCGAGGGGCTGTACGCGGCAGGGAACACCAGCGCCTCATTGAGCGGACGCTTCTATCCCGGTCCCGGGGTCCCGTTGGGCACCGCAATGGTGTTCTCCTACCGGGCAGTGCAACACATGCGGAACTGA
- a CDS encoding low temperature requirement protein A, with protein sequence MAGRDPHEEHRAATPLELLFDLTFVVAFGVAGDQFAHLVAEGHVAAGLAGFAFAMFSIIWAWINFSWFASAYDTDDWIYRVTTMVQMIGVVILTLGMPPMFASIDRGVELDNSVMVSGYIVMRVAMVFQWLRATKHDPEHRSAALTYVTTLVLAQIGWVGLVIAPLTVEYAFGLGAILILIELSGPVIAERYKGGTPWHAHHIVERHGLLVIIALGEGVIGTVASLSAVVEHQGWTLDAILVAGAGIGLTFGLWWVYYILPSAEVLEIYRSRSFVWGYSHIALFASLAAVGAGLHVAAYYIEDVSHIGATATVLSLAAPVAIFLAGVYLLYTYLLRVPDPFHVLLLALTAATIALAVVLAAQGMSMAWCLIVVMLAPVITVVGYELLGHAHEARALDIALGHAEPSGREEY encoded by the coding sequence ATGGCCGGCCGTGATCCGCACGAGGAACACCGTGCGGCAACACCGTTGGAGCTGCTGTTCGATCTGACGTTCGTTGTCGCGTTCGGGGTCGCAGGGGATCAGTTCGCGCACCTCGTCGCCGAAGGACACGTCGCTGCCGGACTGGCGGGATTCGCGTTCGCGATGTTCTCGATCATCTGGGCGTGGATCAATTTCTCCTGGTTCGCTTCCGCCTACGACACCGACGACTGGATCTACCGGGTCACGACCATGGTGCAGATGATCGGCGTCGTCATCCTGACACTCGGCATGCCCCCGATGTTCGCGTCGATCGACCGCGGAGTCGAACTCGACAATTCCGTGATGGTGTCCGGGTACATCGTTATGCGAGTCGCCATGGTGTTCCAATGGTTGCGCGCGACCAAACACGATCCCGAGCATCGTTCCGCCGCATTGACATACGTCACGACGCTCGTCCTCGCGCAGATCGGCTGGGTCGGACTGGTGATCGCGCCCCTCACAGTCGAGTACGCGTTCGGCCTCGGCGCGATACTCATCCTGATCGAGCTCAGTGGTCCCGTCATCGCCGAGCGGTACAAGGGCGGAACACCCTGGCACGCACACCACATCGTCGAGCGTCACGGCCTGCTCGTCATCATTGCCCTCGGTGAGGGCGTGATCGGCACGGTGGCCTCTCTGTCCGCCGTCGTGGAGCACCAGGGCTGGACACTGGACGCAATCCTGGTCGCTGGCGCCGGCATCGGACTGACGTTCGGACTGTGGTGGGTTTACTACATTCTGCCGTCGGCCGAGGTGCTCGAGATATACCGCAGCCGATCCTTCGTCTGGGGCTACAGCCACATCGCGCTCTTCGCGTCACTGGCCGCGGTAGGGGCCGGACTTCACGTGGCGGCGTATTACATCGAGGACGTCTCCCACATCGGCGCGACGGCGACGGTGCTCTCCCTTGCCGCGCCCGTCGCGATCTTCCTCGCAGGCGTGTACCTGCTGTACACGTACTTGCTGCGGGTGCCCGACCCATTCCACGTCCTGCTCCTCGCCCTGACCGCGGCCACCATCGCGCTTGCAGTGGTGCTGGCGGCGCAAGGCATGTCGATGGCGTGGTGTCTGATCGTGGTGATGCTGGCACCTGTCATCACCGTAGTTGGGTACGAGTTGCTCGGTCACGCGCACGAAGCCCGTGCGCTCGACATCGCCCTCGGGCACGCAGAGCCCAGTGGCCGCGAGGAGTACTAG
- the hsaA gene encoding 3-hydroxy-9,10-secoandrosta-1,3,5(10)-triene-9,17-dione monooxygenase oxygenase subunit: MVNEVLLSVRELLPMIAERADKVDESRRVSEQVIRELGDAGMFAMLQPKRYGGAECNPVHFYETVRAISGVCGSTGWLASVLGVHPWHLALFDDRAQRDVWGHDNSVLLSSAYAPVGRLTPVDGGYRLSGDWHFSSGCEHASWALLGAMVVGTEGKPVDFLTVLVPRSDYRIHDVWDVVGMRGTASNEITVDDCFVPDYRTKRNFETAQLRGAGQKVNRGPLYRLPFATIFTTAVTAPGVGVVAGCYERFLTVMRERVRLSLGGGRFVEDQFAQVSVARASSEIDAAILQMDRNVRELWELAVAGEELPMALRLRVRRDQVRATERALDAIDLLFKTAGASSLSRGNAIERAWRDAHAGSVHVANEPERALALFGRGAFGLPVEDNLV, from the coding sequence ATGGTCAACGAGGTGCTGCTGTCGGTCCGTGAATTGCTGCCCATGATCGCGGAGCGCGCCGACAAGGTGGACGAATCGCGACGCGTGTCCGAACAGGTGATCCGCGAACTCGGGGACGCCGGGATGTTCGCGATGCTGCAGCCCAAGCGATACGGGGGTGCGGAGTGCAATCCCGTTCACTTCTACGAGACGGTGCGTGCGATCTCGGGGGTCTGCGGATCGACGGGTTGGCTCGCGTCGGTGCTGGGTGTGCATCCGTGGCACCTGGCGCTGTTCGACGACCGCGCTCAGCGCGACGTGTGGGGACACGACAATTCGGTGCTGTTGTCGTCCGCGTACGCCCCCGTGGGGCGGCTGACGCCTGTGGACGGAGGCTATCGGCTGTCCGGTGACTGGCACTTCTCCTCGGGCTGCGAGCACGCGTCGTGGGCGCTGCTCGGGGCGATGGTGGTGGGAACGGAAGGTAAGCCGGTCGATTTCCTCACCGTGCTCGTACCGAGGTCGGATTACCGCATCCACGACGTGTGGGACGTGGTCGGTATGCGGGGGACGGCCAGTAACGAGATCACCGTCGACGACTGTTTCGTGCCCGACTACCGGACCAAACGCAACTTCGAGACCGCGCAGTTACGGGGAGCGGGGCAGAAGGTGAACCGGGGACCGCTCTACCGCTTGCCGTTCGCCACCATCTTCACCACGGCCGTCACCGCCCCCGGTGTGGGTGTGGTGGCCGGCTGCTACGAGCGGTTCCTGACGGTGATGCGTGAACGCGTGCGTCTGAGCCTCGGGGGTGGCCGCTTCGTGGAGGACCAGTTCGCCCAGGTGTCGGTGGCCCGGGCGTCGTCCGAAATTGATGCAGCGATCCTGCAGATGGACCGTAACGTCCGTGAACTGTGGGAGCTCGCGGTCGCGGGTGAGGAACTTCCGATGGCGCTGCGGTTGAGAGTCCGTCGCGACCAGGTGCGGGCGACCGAGCGGGCGCTGGACGCGATCGACCTGCTCTTCAAGACGGCCGGGGCCAGCTCGTTGTCTCGGGGCAACGCGATCGAACGGGCCTGGCGCGACGCTCACGCGGGCAGCGTGCATGTGGCCAACGAACCCGAACGCGCCCTTGCACTGTTCGGCAGGGGCGCGTTCGGACTTCCAGTGGAGGACAACCTCGTCTGA